The following are from one region of the Phycisphaerales bacterium genome:
- a CDS encoding flagellin, giving the protein MSRINTNVQSLLAQRVLGMNNKNLNQSLERLSTGTRINRGKDDPAGLIASENLRAEATALTAAIGNAERADQVVNIAEGGLQEVSNLLNELQGLLTTTANQAGLGEQEKLANQQQVDSILQTIDRIASATSFQGTKLLNGSFDYRAQNVASEVTDFKINGAKFESATLDIDALVTQSAQQAGFFLSTTGSLDLNGSGDDFRIEIGGRLGSREFSFSSGVANADIAAAINNFSEVTGVTATVSGTGILLSSDEFGDDEFVSVKVLDDASIQGTGVGIYDLEDEDFGTADTTIRSTFANATNEVRDLGQDIAGTINGIRAVADGKNLRINTDFLDVELTLDTTSSQTLGAVEASSGEPTLQITGGGADFQLAGQVDVAGKVSLGISNVAVRNLGNSTDGFLGDLASGKSLNLAEGDDLSGAQKVVEQAIEQVSTLRGRLGAFQKNTVGATIRSLSISLENTRAAESVIRDTDFATETAQLTRSQILVSSTTNILSLANSQPQSVLQLLG; this is encoded by the coding sequence ATGAGCCGGATCAACACGAACGTGCAGTCGCTTCTTGCCCAGCGTGTGCTTGGCATGAACAACAAGAACCTGAACCAGTCGCTGGAGCGACTGTCCACCGGTACCCGCATCAACAGGGGTAAGGATGACCCCGCGGGCTTGATCGCTTCTGAAAACCTCCGCGCCGAAGCCACCGCGCTGACCGCCGCCATCGGCAACGCCGAGCGCGCCGATCAGGTGGTCAACATCGCCGAGGGTGGTCTTCAGGAGGTTTCCAACCTGCTCAACGAGCTCCAGGGCCTGTTGACCACCACGGCCAACCAGGCCGGCCTGGGCGAGCAGGAGAAGCTGGCCAACCAGCAGCAGGTCGATTCGATCCTGCAGACCATCGACCGCATCGCCTCGGCCACCAGCTTCCAGGGCACCAAGCTGCTCAACGGCAGCTTCGACTACCGCGCCCAGAACGTCGCCAGCGAGGTGACCGACTTCAAGATCAACGGCGCCAAGTTCGAGAGCGCCACCCTGGATATCGACGCCCTGGTCACCCAGTCGGCCCAGCAGGCCGGCTTCTTCCTGTCGACCACCGGCAGCCTCGATCTCAACGGCAGCGGCGACGACTTCCGCATCGAGATCGGCGGCCGCCTGGGCAGCCGCGAGTTCAGCTTCAGCTCGGGCGTGGCCAACGCCGACATCGCCGCGGCCATCAACAACTTCAGCGAGGTGACCGGCGTCACGGCCACCGTGTCGGGCACCGGCATCCTGCTGAGCAGCGACGAATTCGGCGACGACGAGTTCGTCTCGGTCAAGGTCCTCGACGATGCCAGCATCCAGGGCACCGGCGTGGGCATCTACGATCTCGAGGATGAGGACTTCGGCACCGCCGATACCACCATCCGCAGCACCTTCGCCAACGCGACCAACGAGGTTCGCGATCTGGGCCAGGACATCGCCGGCACGATCAACGGCATTCGCGCCGTGGCCGACGGCAAGAACCTGCGCATCAACACCGACTTCCTCGACGTCGAGCTGACGCTCGATACCACCTCCTCGCAGACGCTGGGGGCCGTTGAGGCAAGCTCGGGCGAGCCCACGCTCCAGATCACCGGTGGTGGCGCCGACTTCCAGCTCGCTGGACAAGTCGACGTGGCCGGCAAGGTGAGCCTGGGCATCTCGAACGTCGCCGTTCGGAACCTGGGCAACTCGACCGATGGCTTCTTGGGCGATCTGGCCTCGGGCAAGTCGCTCAACCTGGCCGAGGGCGACGACCTGTCGGGCGCCCAGAAGGTCGTGGAGCAGGCCATCGAGCAGGTCTCGACCCTGCGTGGCCGCCTCGGCGCGTTCCAGAAGAACACCGTCGGTGCGACCATCCGCAGCCTGTCGATCTCGCTGGAGAACACCCGTGCGGCCGAGTCGGTCATCCGTGATACCGACTTTGCAACCGAGACGGCCCAGCTGACTCGCAGCCAGATCCTGGTCTCGTCGACCACCAACATCCTCTCGCTGGCCAACAGCCAGCCGCAGTCGGTCCTCCAGCTGCTGGGCTAA
- a CDS encoding tyrosine recombinase → MAENPLDIPGMDELPSGYQEALRGFLAFLRIECGLSHNTRLAYARDLRDLAGDLVEHGIADPAQIHPRALADHLGRLSSQNGLKAPSLARHLASIRAWCRWLYARGLIAEDPTEPLLRPARWRRLPKTLSPSQVTTLVEAPHPPEHGKGPPLWLRDRAMLELMYACGVRATELCELADDDPVRDVAILRVRGKGDKERVVPMGMPAVHWIARYRQECRPRLVERGAPHRGRLFLSRTGRPLERTAVWVIVNRWAKRVGLAGIHPHMLRHSFATHLMTGGADLRVVQEMLGHASIATTEIYTHLDADRLQEVVSKHLPLG, encoded by the coding sequence GTGGCCGAGAACCCGCTGGACATTCCGGGCATGGATGAGTTGCCTTCGGGCTATCAGGAGGCCCTCCGCGGCTTCCTGGCGTTCCTGCGCATCGAGTGCGGCCTGAGCCACAACACGCGGCTGGCCTACGCGAGAGACCTCCGTGACTTGGCCGGCGACCTGGTCGAGCACGGCATCGCTGATCCTGCCCAGATCCACCCCCGTGCGCTAGCCGACCACCTGGGTCGCTTGTCCAGCCAGAACGGCCTGAAGGCGCCGAGCCTGGCGCGTCATCTTGCAAGCATCCGAGCCTGGTGCCGATGGCTGTACGCTCGCGGCCTGATCGCCGAGGACCCTACCGAGCCGCTGCTGCGACCTGCCCGCTGGCGCCGGCTGCCCAAGACCCTCTCACCCAGCCAGGTGACCACGCTCGTGGAGGCGCCCCACCCGCCCGAGCACGGCAAGGGCCCGCCGTTGTGGTTGCGGGATCGTGCCATGCTCGAGCTCATGTACGCGTGCGGCGTGCGCGCGACCGAGCTGTGCGAACTGGCCGACGACGATCCCGTGCGAGACGTGGCCATCCTCCGGGTTCGGGGCAAGGGCGATAAGGAACGCGTCGTGCCGATGGGCATGCCGGCCGTCCACTGGATCGCCCGATACCGCCAGGAATGCAGGCCAAGGCTCGTCGAACGAGGCGCCCCCCACCGCGGCAGGCTCTTTCTATCTCGGACCGGAAGGCCACTGGAACGCACGGCCGTGTGGGTCATCGTGAACCGCTGGGCCAAGCGGGTGGGGCTCGCCGGCATCCACCCCCACATGCTCCGGCACAGCTTCGCGACGCACCTGATGACGGGCGGCGCCGATCTCCGCGTGGTGCAGGAGATGCTGGGCCATGCCAGCATTGCGACGACGGAGATCTACACGCACCTGGATGCCGATCGCCTCCAGGAGGTGGTCAGCAAGCACCTGCCGTTGGGTTAG
- a CDS encoding radical SAM protein, with product MASIYAPPPQHDHLPADDRGLLDAVVHGRARLTPQQALSILETMPLAELGRWADARCRQVHGDTYRTYVIDRNINYTNVCSAKCIFCAFRRDAEDHDSYTLEYEDIYEKIAELSDIGGTQILMQGGMNPALPLDWYLGLLNGIKERFPHIHIHAFSPPEFIEFVHFFNPPGSTLEDKIRWVMVRLREAGLDSLPGGGGEIFAPAVRRKIGLGKCDAEAWLTCMYVAHTLGMFTSATMMFGHIEGLADRVHHMRLVREWQDRALLEGGARDPMDAGPGEPIATPSFGHYKAFISWPFQRENTALGRLREWGQGEDDEGEFPGDIVAQLDGSGTKDMHPDFGRRLRLAGATQYLRTQALSRLMLDNIYSIGSSWVTMGPHVGQVGLKFGANDMGSVMMEENVVSSAGTTYCLNEPVLCRLIRDAGYVPSQRDNTYDVIRTHDGPDSPDLQVTDWSEHRARKLHTQAPAEASSATLTVSAGSTD from the coding sequence ATGGCCTCGATCTACGCACCGCCTCCCCAACACGATCATTTGCCGGCCGACGATCGTGGGCTGCTCGATGCCGTCGTGCACGGCCGGGCCCGCCTGACGCCGCAGCAAGCGCTCTCGATCCTCGAGACGATGCCGCTGGCCGAGTTGGGCCGCTGGGCGGACGCGCGGTGCCGGCAGGTGCATGGCGACACGTATCGGACGTACGTGATCGACCGCAACATCAACTACACGAACGTGTGCAGCGCCAAGTGTATCTTCTGCGCCTTCCGGCGGGACGCCGAGGACCACGACTCGTACACCCTCGAGTACGAGGACATCTACGAGAAGATCGCCGAATTGAGCGATATCGGCGGCACGCAGATCCTGATGCAGGGCGGCATGAACCCGGCTCTGCCGCTGGACTGGTACCTGGGACTCCTCAACGGGATCAAGGAACGCTTCCCGCACATCCACATCCACGCGTTCAGCCCGCCGGAGTTCATCGAGTTCGTGCACTTCTTCAACCCGCCCGGCTCGACGCTGGAAGACAAGATCCGCTGGGTCATGGTGCGCTTGCGCGAGGCCGGGCTGGACAGCCTGCCCGGCGGCGGCGGCGAGATCTTCGCGCCGGCGGTTCGCCGCAAGATCGGCTTGGGCAAGTGCGACGCCGAGGCGTGGCTGACGTGCATGTACGTGGCCCACACGCTGGGCATGTTCACCAGCGCCACGATGATGTTCGGCCACATCGAGGGGCTGGCCGACCGCGTGCACCACATGCGGCTTGTCCGCGAGTGGCAGGATCGGGCGCTGCTCGAGGGCGGGGCTCGCGATCCGATGGACGCCGGCCCGGGCGAGCCCATCGCCACGCCCAGCTTCGGGCACTACAAGGCGTTCATCAGTTGGCCCTTCCAGCGCGAGAATACGGCGCTGGGCCGCCTGCGCGAATGGGGCCAGGGCGAGGACGATGAGGGCGAATTTCCTGGCGATATCGTCGCGCAGCTCGACGGCAGCGGCACGAAGGACATGCACCCCGACTTCGGGCGACGCCTGCGGCTGGCGGGCGCGACGCAGTATCTGCGCACCCAGGCACTCAGCCGGCTCATGCTCGACAACATCTACTCGATCGGAAGCAGTTGGGTGACCATGGGCCCGCACGTCGGGCAGGTCGGCCTGAAGTTCGGCGCCAACGACATGGGCAGCGTGATGATGGAAGAAAACGTGGTGTCGTCTGCCGGCACGACGTATTGCCTGAATGAGCCCGTGCTGTGCCGACTGATCCGCGACGCGGGTTATGTCCCGTCGCAGCGCGACAACACCTACGACGTCATCCGCACGCACGATGGTCCGGACAGCCCCGACCTGCAGGTGACCGACTGGAGCGAGCACCGCGCCCGCAAGCTGCACACGCAGGCGCCCGCCGAGGCGTCATCGGCCACGCTCACGGTTAGCGCCGGCTCAACCGACTGA